Proteins from a single region of Flavobacterium sp. K5-23:
- a CDS encoding glycoside hydrolase family 31 protein, whose protein sequence is MITNTELEFKGDLYPSKIVSFEHDVDSVYFHTDNSVILKVSVLRDSLIRFRFTTKGYFSNDFSYAIDKSHSHGYNFLEVTEEAEYYQIKTSKVQCRIQKIDMRLSIFDLKDNVILEDELGFHWEESYEYGGNIVKMSKASKDGECFYGLGDKATQLNLKGKRLENFATDQYAFQKDQEPLYKVVPFYIGLQNKQSYGIFFDNTFRTFFDFCHERRNVTSFWSEGGEMNYYFIYGPQMQDVVTTYTDLTGKPELPPLWTLGYHQCKWSYYPESNVKEITAKFRELKIPCDAIYLDIDYMDGFRCFTWNKEYFPDPKRMVAELAADGFKTVVIIDPGIKIDKDYSVYNEALEKDYFCKRADGPYMKGKVWPGECNFPDYTNPEVREWWAGLFKELISDIGVKGVWNDMNEPAVMEVPNKTFPMDVRHDYDGNPCSHRKAHNIYGTQMARATYHGVKRFAYPKRPFIITRSAYSGAQRYSSSWTGDNVATWEHLWIANIQMQRMSISGMGFTGSDIGGFAEQPSGELYARWIQLGVFHPFCRTHSSGDHGSQEPWAFDEEVINITRKFVNLRYQLLPYLYTMFWQYIEEGIPMLKPLVYYDQDDTQTHYRNDEFIFGNQILVCPILEPNALGRRMYVPKGEWYNYWTNSLVVGGKEMWIDTKFDEIPLFIKSGAIIPKYPVQQYVGELEFDELTLDIYYKEGKEKSVVYEDAQDGYDYKKGRYSFLSFQLTGKANKLIIQLHKEGKYVTTYSKYKLNLIGLPFKIKSIKIDSEKVAFDKEAFEIDNYLIVDKEFAVLQLIGE, encoded by the coding sequence ATGATTACAAATACAGAATTAGAATTTAAGGGTGATTTATACCCATCAAAAATAGTTTCATTTGAGCATGATGTTGATTCCGTATATTTTCATACAGACAACAGTGTAATTTTAAAAGTCAGTGTATTAAGAGACAGTTTAATCCGTTTTCGTTTCACAACAAAAGGATATTTTAGTAATGATTTCTCCTATGCAATTGATAAAAGCCATTCCCATGGATATAATTTTCTTGAAGTCACTGAAGAAGCTGAATACTACCAGATAAAAACCAGTAAAGTACAATGTAGAATTCAAAAAATAGACATGAGATTGTCTATTTTTGATTTAAAAGATAATGTTATACTCGAAGATGAATTGGGTTTTCATTGGGAAGAGAGCTATGAGTACGGTGGAAATATTGTAAAAATGAGCAAAGCCTCAAAAGACGGTGAATGTTTTTACGGTCTTGGAGATAAAGCAACCCAATTAAATTTAAAAGGGAAAAGGTTAGAGAATTTTGCCACTGATCAATATGCTTTTCAAAAAGATCAGGAACCATTGTATAAGGTAGTTCCGTTTTATATTGGATTACAAAATAAACAATCTTACGGTATTTTCTTCGATAACACTTTTAGAACTTTTTTTGATTTTTGTCATGAAAGAAGAAACGTAACCAGTTTCTGGTCAGAAGGTGGTGAGATGAATTATTATTTCATTTATGGACCTCAGATGCAAGATGTGGTTACTACATATACAGACCTAACTGGAAAACCTGAACTACCTCCATTATGGACTTTAGGTTACCACCAATGTAAATGGAGTTATTATCCTGAGAGCAATGTGAAAGAAATTACAGCTAAATTTAGAGAACTTAAAATTCCGTGTGATGCAATTTATTTAGATATTGATTATATGGATGGTTTTCGATGTTTTACTTGGAATAAAGAATATTTTCCAGACCCTAAAAGAATGGTGGCAGAATTAGCTGCTGATGGTTTTAAAACTGTAGTTATAATAGATCCAGGAATAAAGATTGACAAAGATTATTCGGTTTACAATGAAGCATTAGAGAAAGATTATTTCTGTAAAAGAGCGGATGGACCTTATATGAAAGGAAAAGTTTGGCCTGGAGAATGTAATTTTCCAGATTATACAAATCCCGAAGTAAGAGAATGGTGGGCTGGATTATTTAAAGAATTAATTTCAGATATTGGGGTAAAAGGTGTTTGGAATGATATGAATGAGCCTGCAGTAATGGAAGTTCCTAACAAAACTTTTCCTATGGATGTGCGCCACGATTATGATGGAAACCCATGTAGCCATAGAAAAGCACATAATATTTATGGAACCCAAATGGCAAGAGCCACTTATCATGGAGTAAAAAGATTTGCCTACCCTAAACGTCCTTTTATTATTACAAGGTCTGCTTATTCTGGTGCACAGCGCTATTCTTCTTCTTGGACTGGAGATAATGTAGCTACCTGGGAGCATTTATGGATTGCAAATATTCAAATGCAAAGAATGTCTATTTCGGGAATGGGTTTCACAGGATCTGATATAGGTGGTTTTGCTGAACAACCTTCTGGAGAATTGTACGCACGATGGATTCAATTAGGGGTTTTTCATCCTTTTTGTAGAACCCATTCCTCAGGTGATCATGGAAGTCAAGAACCATGGGCATTTGACGAGGAGGTCATCAATATCACCCGTAAATTTGTAAACCTCCGTTATCAATTATTACCCTATTTATACACAATGTTTTGGCAATATATTGAAGAAGGAATTCCTATGTTGAAACCTTTAGTATATTATGATCAAGATGACACGCAAACCCATTATAGAAACGACGAATTTATATTTGGAAATCAAATTTTGGTTTGCCCCATTCTAGAGCCAAATGCTTTAGGTAGACGTATGTATGTTCCTAAAGGCGAATGGTATAATTATTGGACCAATTCCTTAGTTGTTGGAGGAAAGGAAATGTGGATAGATACTAAATTTGATGAAATTCCACTTTTTATAAAATCTGGTGCGATTATCCCAAAATATCCAGTTCAACAATATGTAGGCGAATTAGAATTTGACGAGTTAACTTTAGATATTTATTATAAAGAAGGTAAGGAAAAATCAGTTGTATATGAAGATGCACAAGATGGTTATGATTATAAAAAAGGAAGGTATAGTTTTCTGTCTTTTCAATTGACTGGGAAAGCTAATAAATTAATCATTCAATTGCATAAAGAAGGAAAGTACGTTACTACTTATTCAAAGTATAAATTAAATCTAATAGGCTTGCCATTTAAAATAAAGAGTATCAAAATTGATAGCGAAAAAGTTGCTTTTGATAAAGAAGCTTTTGAAATAGATAATTATCTTATTGTAGATAAGGAATTTGCCGTTTTGCAACTTATCGGTGAATAG
- the porQ gene encoding type IX secretion system protein PorQ — translation MLRKLMLVFLFLFCVVSYGQIGGKYVYQFLNLVTSPRQAALGGKTITIYDNDVNQVHFNPATINADMDNNLALNYGSYFKEVTYGTASYAYTYDRHLQTFQAGVNYVNYGKFDGYDQNGQATSQFTGNEIALSLGYAYSIPNTDLFIGVNTKLISSTLESYHSFGAAVDLGFLYIDEKNDVNWGLVVRNIGTQITSYSGVNEKLPLEIIVGVSQELENVPVRWHLTLENLQQWNISFSNPSSTELSIDGSVKEQKVSFINNAMRHVIFGVELFPKKSFNLRLGYNFRRAEELQVLEQRNFSGVSLGFGLKMNKLKFNYSYSRYTLAGNTSLFGLTINFQE, via the coding sequence ATGCTCAGAAAATTGATGTTGGTTTTTTTATTTCTTTTTTGTGTCGTATCATACGGCCAGATAGGAGGGAAGTACGTATATCAGTTTTTGAATCTCGTGACATCACCGAGACAGGCAGCTTTGGGAGGTAAAACGATCACGATTTATGACAATGATGTGAATCAGGTTCATTTTAATCCGGCTACTATAAATGCAGATATGGATAATAATCTGGCTTTGAATTACGGTAGCTATTTTAAGGAAGTGACTTATGGAACTGCTTCTTATGCTTATACCTATGACAGACATTTGCAAACATTTCAGGCAGGAGTTAATTATGTTAATTATGGTAAATTTGATGGTTATGATCAAAACGGACAGGCAACATCACAATTTACAGGAAACGAAATAGCTCTTTCATTGGGATATGCCTATTCGATTCCTAATACGGATCTATTCATAGGTGTAAATACTAAATTAATTTCGTCTACTCTAGAGAGTTATCATTCTTTTGGAGCGGCAGTGGATTTGGGGTTTTTATATATAGATGAAAAGAATGATGTCAATTGGGGGCTTGTGGTGCGAAATATTGGTACTCAGATTACAAGTTATTCCGGTGTAAATGAAAAATTACCCTTAGAAATAATAGTTGGTGTTTCTCAGGAGTTAGAAAATGTACCAGTAAGATGGCATCTTACATTAGAGAATCTGCAACAATGGAATATTTCTTTTTCAAATCCTTCCAGTACAGAGTTATCTATCGACGGAAGTGTAAAAGAGCAAAAAGTGAGTTTTATAAATAACGCTATGCGCCATGTTATTTTTGGCGTTGAGCTTTTTCCTAAAAAGTCTTTTAATCTTCGATTAGGATATAACTTTAGGAGAGCCGAAGAGTTACAGGTTTTAGAACAACGAAATTTTTCGGGAGTATCTCTGGGTTTCGGGTTGAAAATGAACAAGTTGAAATTCAATTATTCCTATTCCAGGTATACATTGGCAGGGAATACAAGTCTTTTTGGGTTAACTATTAACTTTCAAGAATGA
- a CDS encoding MFS transporter: protein MLDLKKGDKKLINAWAFYDWANSVYSLVIATAVFPIYYEAVTSDNNGIVHFMGTDFNNSSLLSYSLSFSFLIIAILSPILSGIADYTGNKKRFMQFFCYLGSLSVMGLFFFKGQDTLWIGITGTILASIGFWGSIVFYNSYLPEIAHPEQYDRVSAKGFMYGYIGSILLLAFNLTMVMMPEWYGITDSSLPARISFLTVGIWWIGFAQVTFHYLPNNVYHKKPEKDFIFKGLRELKIVSKSINNQTNLKQFLTAFFLYSIGVQTIILLAGIYGKKELGIGTSKLIILILLVNVVAIFGAYIFSRISEKIGNIKTLKLTIAIWGFICFSIYLLEAKNKYIDIQFMAIGGVIGMVLGAIQSLSRSTFSKLLPETEDHATYFSFFDVTEKISIVVGTFIFGFVASITNSMRNSIFILAIFFLLGYIVLSFMKNNKKISKL, encoded by the coding sequence ATGTTAGATTTAAAAAAAGGGGATAAAAAGTTAATAAACGCTTGGGCATTTTACGATTGGGCTAATTCAGTTTACAGTTTAGTTATTGCAACTGCAGTTTTTCCCATTTATTATGAAGCAGTAACTAGTGACAATAATGGTATTGTCCACTTTATGGGTACTGATTTCAATAATTCCTCTTTGTTATCTTATTCTTTATCATTTTCCTTTTTAATTATTGCAATTCTTTCTCCAATATTGTCTGGGATAGCTGATTATACAGGGAACAAAAAACGGTTTATGCAGTTTTTTTGTTATTTGGGTTCGTTATCAGTTATGGGGTTGTTCTTTTTTAAGGGTCAAGACACTTTGTGGATTGGAATTACAGGTACTATTTTAGCCAGTATTGGTTTTTGGGGAAGTATTGTATTTTATAATTCCTACTTACCTGAAATTGCTCATCCTGAACAATATGATAGAGTAAGTGCAAAAGGATTTATGTATGGTTATATTGGATCTATTCTTTTATTGGCTTTTAATTTAACTATGGTGATGATGCCTGAATGGTACGGGATAACAGATTCTTCATTACCTGCTAGGATTTCATTTTTAACTGTTGGTATTTGGTGGATTGGTTTTGCACAAGTGACTTTTCATTATTTACCTAATAATGTTTATCATAAAAAACCGGAGAAAGATTTTATCTTTAAAGGATTGAGAGAGCTCAAAATAGTTTCAAAAAGCATCAATAACCAAACAAATCTAAAACAATTCTTGACTGCTTTTTTTCTTTACAGTATTGGTGTGCAAACAATTATATTACTAGCTGGAATTTATGGAAAAAAAGAATTAGGTATTGGCACAAGTAAACTAATAATTCTAATTTTATTAGTAAATGTAGTTGCTATTTTTGGCGCATACATATTTTCAAGAATATCAGAAAAAATAGGGAACATAAAAACACTTAAACTGACTATAGCAATCTGGGGATTTATTTGTTTTTCGATTTATTTATTAGAAGCAAAAAATAAATACATTGACATTCAGTTTATGGCTATAGGAGGTGTGATAGGAATGGTTCTTGGTGCTATTCAATCATTGTCACGTTCAACATTTTCTAAATTATTACCAGAAACAGAAGACCACGCAACCTATTTTAGTTTTTTTGATGTAACCGAAAAAATATCAATTGTCGTAGGGACATTTATTTTTGGATTTGTTGCCTCCATAACAAATTCGATGCGAAATTCAATTTTCATACTTGCTATTTTTTTTCTATTAGGTTATATCGTTCTTAGCTTTATGAAAAACAACAAAAAAATATCTAAATTATAA
- a CDS encoding head GIN domain-containing protein, with translation MKTTLKSVICITLFFTTIANAQWYLKDRIKGNGKMITEQRNTTSYDEINVSGFLDVELVSGKEGNISIYGEENIVSYIKIEVKGSALKIYTDKNISISTGKKLVITVPFESINSISLTGSGGIVSKNTIKSAHFATKLTGSGDIKLTVEASKTEASLNGSGNIILKGNAKDFMSKIAGSGNIEAYAFRVENADVSIAGSGDTSVFCTNNIKARVSGSGNIDYKGNPKTKDTKVNGSGDITQK, from the coding sequence ATGAAAACCACATTAAAATCAGTGATCTGTATTACATTGTTTTTTACCACTATTGCAAATGCACAATGGTACTTAAAAGACAGAATAAAAGGAAACGGAAAAATGATTACTGAACAAAGAAATACAACTTCTTATGATGAAATTAATGTTTCCGGTTTTCTCGATGTAGAATTAGTTTCTGGAAAAGAAGGTAATATCAGTATTTATGGAGAAGAAAACATAGTCTCATATATTAAAATTGAGGTGAAAGGTTCCGCTTTGAAAATATATACCGATAAAAACATTAGTATCAGTACCGGAAAAAAATTAGTGATTACTGTTCCGTTTGAAAGTATCAATAGCATTTCGCTTACAGGTTCTGGTGGCATAGTCTCAAAAAACACTATAAAATCAGCTCATTTTGCTACAAAATTAACAGGTTCCGGAGATATCAAATTAACTGTTGAAGCATCAAAAACTGAAGCAAGTTTAAATGGATCCGGAAATATTATTTTAAAAGGAAACGCAAAAGATTTCATGTCTAAAATAGCGGGATCAGGAAATATAGAAGCTTATGCTTTTAGAGTTGAAAATGCCGATGTTTCAATTGCAGGTTCTGGAGATACATCAGTATTTTGCACTAATAACATAAAAGCAAGAGTATCTGGATCCGGAAACATTGATTACAAGGGTAACCCAAAAACTAAAGACACCAAAGTAAATGGTTCAGGAGATATCACACAAAAATAA
- a CDS encoding M48 family metallopeptidase gives MKKHIILGACTLGLLFSCATNPVTGKRTLNFVSNSELFPSSFQQYGTFLKENKVITGTSDARSVENVGIKIKVAAEKYLASLGQTEYLNDYRWEYKLVDSKEVNAWCMPGGKIVVYSGILPITKNDAGLATVMGHEVSHALANHGAQRMSASQLQGLGAVGVAVATGGQSEEKQQMWQQYYGIGSQVGVMLPYSRNHETEADKIGLTLMAIAGYNPDDAIAFWTRMAQNSSGQAPPEFLSSHPSDATRIANLKAMIPEAKATAAKFGVIFK, from the coding sequence ATGAAAAAACATATAATATTAGGAGCTTGCACTTTGGGATTACTATTTTCTTGTGCTACAAATCCTGTTACAGGTAAAAGAACATTGAACTTTGTTTCCAATAGTGAATTGTTTCCGTCTTCTTTTCAGCAATACGGTACTTTTTTGAAAGAAAACAAAGTGATTACGGGTACATCCGATGCAAGAAGTGTAGAGAATGTTGGGATAAAAATTAAAGTGGCAGCAGAGAAATACCTTGCCTCATTAGGGCAAACTGAATATTTAAATGACTACCGATGGGAATATAAATTAGTAGACAGTAAAGAAGTTAACGCTTGGTGTATGCCAGGAGGAAAAATCGTTGTTTACTCCGGAATTTTACCTATTACTAAAAATGATGCTGGTTTAGCTACAGTTATGGGACACGAAGTATCTCACGCACTAGCAAATCATGGAGCCCAACGTATGAGTGCTTCGCAACTTCAAGGACTTGGAGCTGTAGGTGTAGCTGTTGCAACTGGGGGACAAAGCGAGGAAAAACAACAAATGTGGCAGCAATATTACGGTATTGGTTCTCAAGTAGGAGTAATGTTACCATATAGTAGAAATCATGAAACGGAAGCTGATAAAATTGGCCTTACATTAATGGCTATTGCAGGATACAATCCTGATGATGCAATTGCATTTTGGACCAGAATGGCACAAAATTCAAGTGGTCAAGCACCACCAGAATTTTTAAGTTCTCACCCTTCAGATGCTACAAGGATTGCTAATTTAAAAGCGATGATTCCAGAAGCAAAAGCAACAGCTGCAAAATTTGGAGTGATATTTAAATAA
- the lon gene encoding endopeptidase La, protein MSNHKILTIDNLSLQEFDSEAELIPLLTPEDEEEMINEELPDSLPILPLRNMVLFPGVVIPITAGRDKSIKLINDANANGKIIGVVSQKNEEDEEPTKDDIHTVGTVAKILRVLKMPDGNTTVILQGKKRFEIDTVVSEDPYMTATIKEFTEDRPNSEDTEFLAILESVKELAIQIIKESPNIPSEATFAIKNIESQSFLINFVTSNMNLSVEEKQGLLEINGLKERALATLRYMNIELQKLELKNDIQSKVRFDLDQQQREYFLHQQMKTIQEELGGVSQEEEMDEMLQKSKTKKWDEKTQKHFEKELSKMRRMNPQAPDFGIQRNYLEVYLELPWDVYSKDNFDLKRAQKILDRDHFGLEEVKKRMIEHLAVLKLRNDMKSPIICLTGPPGVGKTSIGRSVAEALGREYVRISLGGLRDEAEIRGHRKTYIGAMPGRIIQSLKKAGTSNPVFVLDEIDKLSSSNQGDPSSALLEVLDPEQNNSFYDNFLEMGYDLSKVMFIATSNNMSTIQPALRDRMEIIKMSGYTIEEKVEIAKQHLFPRQLKEHGMTSKHLTIGKKQLEKIVEGYTRESGVRGLEAKIAQVIRNAAKSVAMEEEYNKKVTDEDIIKVLGVPRLERDKYESNDVAGVVTGLAWTSVGGDILFIESLISPGKGTMTITGNLGTVMKESATIALEYIKANAELLGLNPEILSKYNIHLHVPEGATPKDGPSAGIAMLTSLVSLFTQKRVKKNIAMTGEITLRGKVLPVGGIKEKILAAKRANIKEIILCHENKSDIDEIKPEYIEGLSFHYVKEMSEVLKIAITDQKVKNAKTL, encoded by the coding sequence ATGTCAAACCATAAAATACTTACTATTGACAATCTGTCACTTCAAGAATTTGACTCTGAAGCAGAATTAATACCATTATTGACTCCCGAAGACGAGGAAGAAATGATTAATGAAGAATTACCAGATTCATTGCCTATTTTACCTCTTCGTAATATGGTTTTATTTCCTGGTGTTGTAATTCCAATTACTGCCGGACGTGATAAATCCATAAAATTGATAAATGACGCTAATGCTAATGGAAAAATCATTGGAGTTGTTTCTCAAAAAAATGAGGAAGATGAAGAACCAACTAAAGATGATATTCATACAGTAGGAACCGTTGCTAAAATTTTACGTGTTCTAAAAATGCCTGATGGAAATACAACTGTTATACTTCAAGGGAAAAAACGATTCGAAATTGACACTGTTGTCTCTGAGGATCCTTATATGACAGCCACTATTAAAGAGTTTACTGAGGACAGACCAAATAGTGAAGACACTGAATTTTTAGCTATTCTTGAATCTGTTAAGGAATTAGCGATCCAGATTATTAAGGAAAGTCCAAATATTCCTAGTGAAGCTACTTTTGCAATTAAGAACATTGAAAGCCAGTCTTTCTTAATTAATTTTGTGACCTCTAATATGAATCTTTCTGTTGAAGAAAAGCAAGGCTTGCTTGAAATTAACGGACTTAAAGAAAGAGCATTAGCGACTCTTCGTTATATGAATATTGAGCTTCAGAAACTGGAACTTAAAAACGATATTCAGTCTAAAGTTCGTTTTGATTTAGACCAACAACAAAGAGAATATTTCTTGCACCAACAAATGAAAACCATTCAAGAAGAACTAGGTGGTGTTTCACAAGAGGAAGAAATGGATGAAATGCTTCAAAAGTCCAAAACTAAGAAGTGGGATGAAAAAACGCAGAAGCATTTTGAAAAAGAATTGTCAAAAATGCGTCGTATGAATCCTCAAGCGCCTGATTTTGGGATTCAAAGAAATTATCTTGAGGTATATTTAGAGTTGCCTTGGGATGTTTATTCGAAAGATAATTTTGATTTAAAAAGAGCACAAAAGATTCTAGACAGGGATCATTTTGGATTAGAAGAAGTTAAGAAAAGAATGATAGAACATTTGGCTGTTTTAAAACTTCGTAATGATATGAAATCGCCTATTATTTGTTTAACAGGACCTCCGGGTGTTGGAAAAACTTCAATTGGTAGATCAGTAGCAGAAGCTTTAGGTAGAGAATATGTTCGAATTTCTCTTGGAGGGTTACGTGATGAAGCTGAGATTCGTGGTCATAGAAAGACCTATATTGGAGCTATGCCAGGTAGAATTATTCAAAGTTTAAAGAAAGCAGGAACATCAAATCCTGTGTTTGTATTAGATGAAATTGATAAATTATCGAGTAGCAATCAAGGAGATCCGTCTTCGGCTTTGTTGGAAGTTTTAGATCCGGAACAAAACAACTCTTTTTACGATAATTTCCTTGAAATGGGTTATGATTTATCGAAAGTGATGTTTATTGCCACTTCAAATAATATGTCTACAATTCAGCCTGCATTGAGAGATAGAATGGAGATTATAAAAATGTCTGGTTATACTATTGAAGAGAAAGTAGAAATTGCTAAACAACATTTATTTCCAAGACAGTTGAAGGAGCACGGAATGACTTCGAAGCATTTAACTATAGGAAAAAAACAACTTGAAAAAATCGTTGAAGGGTATACACGTGAGTCTGGAGTTCGTGGATTAGAAGCCAAAATTGCACAGGTAATCCGTAATGCAGCAAAATCAGTTGCGATGGAAGAAGAGTACAATAAGAAGGTTACAGATGAAGATATTATTAAAGTTTTAGGTGTACCAAGATTAGAAAGAGATAAGTACGAGAGTAATGACGTTGCAGGTGTCGTAACAGGTTTAGCTTGGACGAGTGTAGGAGGAGATATTCTTTTTATTGAGTCTTTAATTTCTCCGGGTAAAGGAACTATGACCATTACAGGTAATTTAGGAACTGTGATGAAAGAGTCGGCAACTATTGCATTAGAATATATTAAAGCCAATGCGGAACTTTTAGGTTTAAATCCAGAAATTTTATCTAAGTACAATATTCACTTGCACGTTCCTGAAGGAGCTACGCCAAAAGATGGACCAAGTGCGGGAATAGCTATGCTTACTTCACTAGTGTCGTTATTTACTCAAAAAAGAGTAAAGAAAAATATCGCTATGACTGGTGAGATTACTCTAAGAGGAAAAGTATTGCCTGTGGGTGGAATCAAAGAAAAAATACTGGCAGCTAAACGTGCTAATATTAAAGAGATTATTTTGTGTCATGAAAATAAAAGTGATATTGATGAAATCAAACCAGAATATATTGAGGGACTTTCGTTTCATTATGTAAAGGAAATGAGTGAGGTATTGAAAATTGCAATTACGGATCAAAAGGTAAAAAACGCTAAAACGCTTTAA
- the glgB gene encoding 1,4-alpha-glucan branching protein GlgB, with product MTKVTPHSLFTDFDIDLFKAGKHFRLYEKLGAHLIELNGVKGVYFAVWAPTAQSVSVVGDFNFWTQGEHLLEVRWDSSGIWEGFIPDLDKGAIYKYKIESNNGGITTEKADPFAFYCEKPPHTASVIWDLEYKWQDAKWMDTRKDHNGLDKPYSVYEVHLGSWKRHPEDNRFLTYLEFAEDLVDYVKETGFTHVEFMPIMEYPYDPSWGYQLVGYFAPTSRFGKPQDFMVLVDKLHQAGIGVILDWVPSHFPDDAHGLGFFDGSNLYEHPDRKKGYHPDWKSLVFNYGRNEVRSFLISNAIFWLQHYHADGLRVDAVASMLYLDYSRKEGEWEPNIYGGRENLDTISFLKDFNEAVYANFEGVQTIAEESTSFPMASRPTDMGGLGFGMKWMMGWMHDTLEYFQKETVYRKHHQNDLTFSMTYAFSENFMLPLSHDEVVYGKKSIAGRMPGDEWQKFANLRLIYGYMFTHPGAKLLFMGCEFGQSKEWNFEGSLDWHLLEYPYHEGVKQAVTDLNSLYKTQPALYEKQFSDDGFEWINYSDHQNAVISFIRKGNDPKDDVIVVCNFTQIVRSDYRIGLPRNGKLIEIFNSDANLYGGSGVQNSGKLKIESTPYDGREYSIALTLPPLSVVVFKIS from the coding sequence ATGACCAAAGTTACCCCGCATTCTCTTTTTACTGATTTTGATATTGATTTATTTAAAGCAGGAAAGCATTTTAGACTTTATGAAAAGCTAGGTGCTCACCTGATAGAATTAAACGGCGTCAAAGGAGTTTATTTTGCTGTATGGGCACCAACAGCGCAATCAGTATCAGTTGTAGGTGATTTTAATTTTTGGACTCAAGGAGAACATCTTCTAGAAGTTAGATGGGATTCTTCAGGTATTTGGGAAGGATTTATCCCAGATCTTGATAAAGGAGCGATTTATAAATATAAAATAGAATCTAATAACGGAGGAATTACAACCGAAAAAGCGGATCCTTTTGCATTTTACTGCGAAAAACCACCACATACCGCCTCAGTAATTTGGGATTTAGAGTATAAATGGCAGGATGCTAAATGGATGGATACCCGTAAAGATCATAATGGTTTAGACAAACCTTATTCGGTTTATGAAGTACATTTAGGCTCTTGGAAGAGACATCCTGAAGACAATCGTTTTTTAACTTATCTAGAATTTGCTGAGGATTTAGTGGATTATGTGAAAGAAACTGGCTTTACTCATGTAGAGTTTATGCCTATCATGGAATATCCCTATGATCCTTCATGGGGATATCAATTAGTGGGTTATTTTGCCCCGACTTCTCGTTTTGGGAAACCTCAGGATTTTATGGTATTGGTTGATAAATTACATCAGGCAGGAATAGGAGTAATCCTGGATTGGGTTCCATCACATTTTCCGGATGACGCTCATGGCTTAGGATTTTTTGACGGATCGAATCTTTATGAACACCCAGATCGTAAAAAAGGTTATCATCCTGACTGGAAAAGTTTAGTTTTTAATTATGGACGTAATGAAGTACGTTCTTTTTTAATCAGTAATGCGATCTTCTGGTTGCAACATTATCATGCAGATGGTTTGCGTGTAGATGCTGTAGCCTCAATGCTATATTTGGATTATTCTAGAAAAGAAGGAGAATGGGAGCCTAATATTTATGGAGGACGTGAAAATTTAGACACGATCAGTTTTTTAAAAGATTTCAATGAAGCTGTTTATGCTAATTTTGAAGGTGTTCAAACCATTGCTGAAGAAAGCACTTCTTTTCCAATGGCTTCAAGACCAACAGATATGGGAGGTTTAGGTTTTGGTATGAAATGGATGATGGGATGGATGCACGATACTTTAGAATATTTTCAAAAGGAAACGGTGTATCGTAAACACCATCAAAATGATTTGACTTTTTCAATGACCTACGCTTTTTCTGAAAATTTTATGTTGCCATTATCTCATGACGAAGTGGTTTATGGTAAAAAATCCATAGCAGGTAGAATGCCTGGGGATGAATGGCAGAAATTTGCTAATTTGCGATTAATATATGGATATATGTTTACTCACCCAGGGGCCAAATTATTATTTATGGGTTGTGAGTTTGGGCAAAGTAAAGAATGGAATTTTGAAGGAAGTTTAGATTGGCATCTTTTGGAATATCCGTATCATGAAGGAGTGAAGCAAGCTGTTACTGATTTAAATTCATTGTATAAAACGCAACCAGCACTTTATGAAAAACAATTTAGTGACGATGGTTTCGAATGGATTAATTATTCAGATCATCAAAATGCAGTTATTTCTTTTATTCGAAAAGGGAACGACCCTAAAGATGATGTGATTGTGGTTTGTAATTTCACTCAAATAGTACGTTCTGATTATAGAATCGGTTTACCGAGAAATGGTAAACTAATAGAGATTTTTAATAGTGATGCCAATTTATATGGAGGAAGTGGTGTACAAAACTCTGGTAAATTAAAAATAGAATCTACCCCTTACGATGGTAGAGAATATTCTATAGCATTAACTCTACCTCCTTTAAGTGTTGTTGTTTTTAAAATTTCATAA